The following coding sequences lie in one Prochlorococcus marinus XMU1412 genomic window:
- a CDS encoding SprT family zinc-dependent metalloprotease has translation MPVIPLLPLFHRFNSQYFENSLTVNNHPLVKVRWSDNRLKTTAGFYKRKRINGFIDSEIILSKPILSKLSTSEINSTLCHEMIHAWVDRILKKNEIHGPNFLQKMHEINSKEKNFQIAVRHSFPIERRELKYIGTCQHCGEKFFYRKRIKNIACKKCCVNFFNGAWNKKCLILFD, from the coding sequence ATGCCTGTAATTCCTCTTTTACCTTTATTTCATAGATTTAATAGCCAATATTTTGAAAATTCTTTAACGGTTAATAATCACCCTTTAGTAAAAGTTAGATGGAGTGATAATAGATTAAAAACTACTGCTGGTTTTTATAAAAGAAAACGTATTAATGGTTTTATAGATTCTGAAATTATCTTATCGAAACCTATCTTGAGTAAATTATCCACTAGTGAAATAAATAGCACTTTATGTCATGAAATGATTCATGCATGGGTAGATAGGATATTAAAGAAAAATGAGATACATGGTCCAAATTTCCTACAAAAGATGCATGAAATTAATTCAAAAGAGAAGAATTTTCAAATTGCTGTAAGGCACTCATTTCCTATAGAAAGGAGAGAATTAAAATATATAGGAACTTGTCAACACTGTGGTGAGAAATTTTTTTATAGAAAAAGAATAAAGAATATAGCCTGTAAAAAATGTTGTGTAAATTTCTTTAATGGAGCATGGAATAAAAAGTGTTTAATTTTGTTTGATTAG
- a CDS encoding ATP-dependent DNA ligase: MFKEEIIHQLELHPSRLDKEKIISEAMKEGLDDFFEGIRMALDPLVTFGVKIVPEKETEKSQNFLWEDFRKLANKLIQRELTGHAARDAILTAMESATKEEWNGFYRRVLIKDLRCGVSEKTINKIAKKFPKYAIPIFSCPLAHDSANHEKKMIGKKQIEIKLDGVRVLTIIRQNKVEMFSRNGKQFHNFGHIISEIEIALKEDPAPYDLVLDGEVMSANFQDLMKQVHRKDGKQTKDAVLHLFDLCPLENFQKGKWNISQTKRSLLVKEWVAKHSMLLKHIQTLEWENVDLDTIEGQKRFVELNKSAVEGGYEGVMIKDPDAIYECKRTHSWLKAKPFIEVTLKVVSVEEGTGRNKGRLGAILVEGEDDGYEYSLSCGSGFSDIQREEYWSKRNHLVGQLVEIRADAKTKSKDAVAFSLRFPRFKCFRGFKDGDKI, encoded by the coding sequence TTGTTTAAAGAAGAAATAATACATCAATTAGAATTACACCCAAGTAGATTAGATAAAGAAAAAATTATCTCAGAAGCAATGAAAGAAGGTCTAGATGATTTTTTTGAAGGTATACGTATGGCACTTGATCCATTAGTAACTTTTGGTGTAAAAATTGTCCCTGAGAAAGAGACTGAAAAAAGTCAAAATTTTTTATGGGAAGATTTTAGAAAATTAGCCAATAAGCTTATTCAAAGAGAACTTACTGGTCACGCTGCACGCGATGCGATTCTTACGGCTATGGAATCTGCAACAAAAGAAGAGTGGAATGGATTTTATAGACGAGTTTTAATTAAAGATCTTAGATGTGGTGTATCTGAAAAAACAATCAACAAGATAGCAAAGAAATTTCCCAAATATGCTATTCCTATTTTTTCTTGTCCTTTAGCTCATGACAGTGCAAATCATGAAAAAAAAATGATAGGAAAAAAGCAAATTGAAATCAAATTAGATGGTGTACGCGTCTTAACTATTATTAGACAAAATAAAGTAGAAATGTTTTCTCGTAATGGGAAACAATTCCATAATTTTGGTCATATTATCTCAGAAATAGAAATCGCCTTAAAAGAAGACCCAGCACCTTATGACTTAGTACTCGATGGTGAAGTGATGAGCGCTAACTTTCAAGATTTAATGAAACAGGTACATAGAAAAGATGGTAAACAAACCAAAGACGCAGTTCTCCACCTATTTGACTTATGTCCCCTTGAAAACTTTCAAAAAGGGAAATGGAACATTAGTCAAACGAAAAGAAGTTTATTAGTAAAAGAATGGGTAGCAAAACATTCTATGCTTCTAAAACATATACAAACACTTGAATGGGAAAATGTAGATCTCGACACTATTGAAGGACAAAAAAGATTTGTAGAGCTGAATAAATCTGCTGTGGAAGGTGGGTATGAAGGAGTAATGATTAAAGATCCTGATGCTATCTATGAATGTAAAAGAACACACAGTTGGTTAAAAGCAAAACCTTTCATTGAAGTCACTTTAAAAGTTGTATCGGTTGAAGAAGGTACAGGTCGCAACAAAGGGAGACTGGGAGCAATCCTAGTAGAAGGAGAAGATGATGGGTATGAATACAGTCTTAGTTGCGGAAGCGGATTTAGTGATATCCAACGTGAAGAATATTGGTCAAAACGTAATCATCTCGTTGGTCAACTTGTAGAAATCAGAGCTGATGCAAAAACCAAGTCAAAGGATGCGGTGGCTTTTAGTCTGAGGTTTCCTCGATTTAAATGCTTTAGAGGATTTAAAGATGGAGATAAAATTTAA
- a CDS encoding TVP38/TMEM64 family protein, with amino-acid sequence MNIFLENIYNLSFFFNTGFGIFSFVCIYILIVLLILPASWLSLLSGFLYGSYLGSIIVFISASIGASVAFFVSKSFFAKKLKNLFSRYPKLSVMEKVVEKGGLKLIFLARLSPIFPFSILNYFYGLNNVKFRDFALGLLGIIPGTFLYCSIGSLAKSIQELKNVQSPNNLYITSIGIISTFLVVYFSSKYSREYFEKS; translated from the coding sequence ATGAATATATTTCTTGAAAATATTTATAATTTGTCTTTTTTTTTTAATACTGGTTTTGGGATCTTTTCGTTTGTTTGCATTTATATTTTAATTGTTTTATTAATACTTCCAGCTTCTTGGTTATCTCTATTATCAGGTTTTTTATATGGCTCATACTTAGGATCAATTATCGTTTTCATTTCCGCTTCCATAGGAGCATCAGTTGCTTTTTTTGTATCAAAAAGTTTTTTTGCAAAAAAGCTAAAAAATCTTTTTAGCCGTTATCCAAAATTAAGTGTCATGGAAAAAGTAGTAGAAAAAGGCGGACTTAAATTAATTTTTTTAGCGAGATTATCTCCGATATTTCCCTTCAGTATTCTTAATTATTTTTATGGTTTGAATAATGTTAAATTTAGAGATTTCGCTCTTGGTCTTCTTGGAATAATTCCAGGAACTTTTCTTTATTGCTCAATAGGTAGTTTGGCAAAAAGTATTCAGGAGTTAAAAAATGTGCAATCACCAAATAATTTATATATTACTAGCATTGGAATTATTTCAACTTTTTTAGTTGTATATTTCTCATCTAAATACTCCAGAGAATATTTTGAAAAATCTTAA